A region from the Carassius carassius chromosome 33, fCarCar2.1, whole genome shotgun sequence genome encodes:
- the LOC132113983 gene encoding GTP-binding nuclear protein Ran produces MAENEPQVQFKLVLVGDGGTGKTTFVKRHLTGEFEKKYVATLGVEVHPLVFHTNRGAIKYNVWDTAGQEKFGGLRDGYYIQAQCAIIMFDVTSRVTYKNVPNWHRDLVRVCENIPIVLCGNKVDIKDRKVKAKSIVFHRKKNLQYYDISAKSNYNFEKPFLWLARKLIGDPNLEFVEMPALAPPEIAMDPSLAAQYEHDLKVASETALPDEDDDL; encoded by the exons ATGGCGGAGAATGAGCCCCAGGTGCAGTTTAAG CTGGTTCTGGTAGGAGACGGAGGTACAGGGAAAACCACCTTCGTGAAGAGACACTTGACTGGGGAGTTTGAGAAGAAATATGTTG CCACGCTGGGAGTTGAGGTGCATCCCCTGGTCTTCCACACCAACAGAGGAGCCATCAAATATAATGTATGGGACACAGCCGGACAAGAGAAGTTCGGAGGCCTGAGAGATGGATATTACATCCAGG CTCAGTGTGCAATCATCATGTTTGATGTAACTTCTCGAGTGACCTATAAAAATGTGCCCAACTGGCATCGTGACTTGGTGCGTGTGTGCGAGAACATTCCCATAGTGCTGTGCGGTAACAAAGTGGACATCAAAGACAGGAAGGTCAAAGCAAAGAGCATTGTATTCCATCGTAAGAAGAATCTACAG taCTATGACATCTCTGCCAAGAGTAATTATAACTTTGAGAAGCCCTTCCTGTGGCTCGCACGGAAGCTGATTGGCGATCCCAATCTGGAGTTTGTTGAGATGCCTGCCCTCGCTCCACCTGAAATTGCTATGGATCCATCACTTGCTGCACAGTATGAGCACGACTTGAAA GTGGCATCAGAAACAGCTCTCCCAGATGAAGATGACGACCTTTAA